The Deinococcus cellulosilyticus NBRC 106333 = KACC 11606 genome window below encodes:
- a CDS encoding anthranilate synthase component II, producing the protein MELLMIDNYDSFTFNLVRYFMELGTSVTVWRNDQFELQDVRELNPDAIIISPGPSHPRNSGKSLEVIQQFHTSIPILGVCLGHQCIAEAFGGEVVKSGEPVHGKTSQVTHDQSGLFEELPSPLRVTRYHSLIVQNLPDTLVGNAWSQDGTLMGLQHQQYPVHGVQFHPESALTEKGHQLLDNFLKIARAFKGH; encoded by the coding sequence ATGGAACTCCTGATGATCGACAACTACGACTCCTTCACCTTCAATCTGGTGCGGTACTTCATGGAGCTCGGCACCAGTGTGACGGTGTGGCGCAACGATCAATTTGAACTTCAGGACGTGCGTGAACTGAACCCGGATGCCATCATCATTTCCCCCGGACCCAGCCATCCCCGCAATTCCGGGAAATCCCTGGAAGTCATCCAGCAGTTTCACACCTCCATCCCGATTCTGGGCGTGTGCCTGGGTCACCAGTGCATCGCAGAAGCATTCGGTGGAGAGGTGGTCAAATCCGGTGAGCCTGTGCATGGCAAGACCTCCCAGGTGACCCATGACCAGTCGGGGCTGTTCGAGGAACTGCCAAGCCCTCTCAGGGTCACCCGCTACCACAGCCTGATCGTGCAGAACCTCCCAGACACCCTGGTGGGGAACGCCTGGTCCCAGGACGGCACCCTGATGGGCCTGCAGCACCAGCAGTACCCTGTGCACGGGGTTCAGTTCCACCCGGAAAGCGCCCTGACGGAAAAGGGACACCAGCTGCTGGACAATTTTCTGAAGATTGCGCGGGCGTTTAAGGGGCACAA